Proteins from one Listeria innocua genomic window:
- the rpoD gene encoding RNA polymerase sigma factor RpoD produces MSDKTQNTKPVAELNVEQVKEALIEEGKKKGILTYAKIAARLAPFTLDSDQMDEYLEHVGEAGIEVSDDADDEDPDETELVKEETESFDLTDMSVPPGVKINDPVRMYLKEIGRVDLLTADEEIALAKRIEAGDIEAKGRLAEANLRLVVSIAKRYVGRGMLFLDLIQEGNMGLMKAVEKFDFNKGFKFSTYATWWIRQAITRAIADQARTIRIPVHMVETINKLIRVQRSLLQDLGRDPSPEEIGEEMDLPTEKVREILKIAQEPVSLETPIGEEDDSHLGDFIEDQDATSPSDHAAYELLKEQLEDVLDTLTDREENVLRLRFGLDDGRTRTLEEVGRVFGVTRERIRQIEAKALRKLRHPSRSKQLKDFLE; encoded by the coding sequence ATGAGTGATAAAACACAAAACACAAAACCAGTTGCTGAACTTAATGTTGAGCAAGTAAAAGAAGCCCTGATAGAAGAAGGTAAGAAAAAGGGGATTTTAACTTATGCAAAAATCGCTGCCAGATTAGCTCCATTCACTTTAGATTCCGATCAAATGGATGAGTATTTAGAACATGTCGGTGAAGCAGGCATTGAAGTTTCTGACGATGCAGACGACGAGGATCCAGATGAAACAGAACTTGTAAAAGAAGAAACCGAATCATTTGATTTAACAGATATGAGTGTGCCACCAGGTGTTAAAATTAATGACCCAGTGCGCATGTATCTAAAAGAAATTGGTCGAGTAGACTTACTTACTGCCGATGAAGAAATAGCTTTAGCGAAACGCATTGAAGCTGGTGACATTGAAGCAAAAGGTCGTCTTGCAGAAGCCAACCTACGCCTTGTAGTAAGTATTGCAAAACGTTATGTCGGTCGAGGTATGTTATTCCTAGATTTGATTCAAGAAGGTAACATGGGACTAATGAAAGCCGTTGAAAAATTCGACTTTAACAAAGGATTTAAATTCAGTACCTATGCAACATGGTGGATTCGTCAAGCGATAACCCGTGCGATTGCGGACCAAGCTAGAACAATCCGTATTCCGGTGCATATGGTAGAAACAATTAACAAATTAATTCGTGTGCAACGTTCATTGCTACAAGATTTAGGGCGCGATCCTTCACCAGAAGAAATTGGGGAAGAAATGGACCTACCAACTGAAAAAGTTCGGGAAATTCTAAAAATCGCTCAAGAACCAGTTTCACTTGAAACACCAATCGGCGAAGAAGACGATTCACACCTTGGTGATTTTATTGAAGACCAAGATGCGACTTCACCGTCCGATCATGCAGCTTATGAATTACTAAAAGAACAACTTGAAGATGTGCTTGATACATTAACAGACCGGGAAGAAAATGTTCTTCGCTTACGTTTTGGTCTAGATGATGGTCGTACGCGCACTTTAGAAGAAGTTGGCCGTGTGTTTGGCGTAACTCGTGAACGGATTCGTCAAATCGAAGCAAAAGCTTTACGTAAATTACGTCATCCAAGCCGCAGCAAACAATTAAAAGACTTCCTGGAATAA